From a single Novipirellula caenicola genomic region:
- a CDS encoding response regulator, translating to MPRILIVDDNDDNRDVLKRRLERRGFDIVTAGGGKEGIEHAQADSPDVILMDMNMPELDGWEATKQIREQGITVPVIALTAHAMAGDRERAIEAGCTEYHTKPVEMDKLLALIESLLSVS from the coding sequence ATGCCTCGTATCTTAATCGTTGATGATAACGACGATAATCGTGATGTCTTGAAACGTCGGCTCGAACGACGTGGCTTTGACATTGTCACCGCCGGCGGCGGCAAAGAGGGAATCGAGCACGCGCAAGCCGATAGCCCCGACGTGATTTTGATGGACATGAATATGCCCGAGCTTGACGGGTGGGAAGCGACCAAGCAGATCCGCGAGCAAGGGATTACGGTGCCAGTCATTGCATTGACGGCGCACGCGATGGCGGGTGATCGCGAGCGAGCGATCGAAGCGGGGTGCACCGAATACCACACCAAACCGGTCGAGATGGACAAGTTATTGGCGTTAATTGAAAGCCTGTTGAGCGTTTCCTGA